One bacterium genomic window, TTTCTGTTTATCTAAGGACTTTAAAAGAAGCACTCGCGGAGGGTAAGGATTATATTGTTTCCACGGAGATAGCTCGGCGAAATGGTTTTACCCCTGCTCAGGTAAGAAAGGACCTTTCCTGCTTCGGAAGTTTTGGGGTTAAAGGCAAAGGGTATGATGTGAAGGAACTGATTGAGCGTCTTGAAGAGATCCTTGGTATAAACAGACGATGGAATGTAGCTATTGTGGGACTTGGTAATATAGGAAAGGCTCTTGTGAAGTACAAAGGCCTTAAAAAGACTGGATTTGATGTGGTCGCGATATTTGATATTGACCCTAACCTCGTGGGCAAGACCTACAGGGGGATACAGGTTTATCATACCGATGAGATAGGAAAAGTTGCCAAGAAAAACGACATTCAGATAGCGATAGTAGCTGTTCCAAAAGAGGCTGCCAAGGAAGCTATAAAAAAGGTTATCGATGCGGGAATAAAGGGAATTCTTAATTTCACCGAAGTTCGCGTGCCCATACCTGAAGGTTTTTTCCTCAAGAATGTGAATCTTCTCGGTGAGCTTGAAAGCATAACATACTACATGGTTAATCCAGACAGAGTGTGCAGATGCTATCAACCCGCGAAGCGGTAATTTTATTTCACGGCAGTGGGCAGAACTTACCCTACCAATCTGATTGGTAGCAATTTTCGTTTTCCCTATCCTTAATATTTTTTATTTTTTACTACCGTAAAACAGGGAGGTGATATGGGGTCTCAAATAGCTATTGTTGTTACTTTCGTTACTTATCTTGTAGTTTTGTTGCTTATAGGTTTATGGGCTGATCGCAAATACGCCCGCACCTACGGTGGTTTTATTGCTGCCAACAAGGGACTTGGAGCATGGGTAACAGCCATATCATCGGCGGCGAGTGGTGAGAGCGCGTGGGTTATGCTCGGTCTTGCCGGGCTTGGATACTCCAAAG contains:
- a CDS encoding redox-sensing transcriptional repressor Rex, which gives rise to MPQSMGVMSLPTVERLSVYLRTLKEALAEGKDYIVSTEIARRNGFTPAQVRKDLSCFGSFGVKGKGYDVKELIERLEEILGINRRWNVAIVGLGNIGKALVKYKGLKKTGFDVVAIFDIDPNLVGKTYRGIQVYHTDEIGKVAKKNDIQIAIVAVPKEAAKEAIKKVIDAGIKGILNFTEVRVPIPEGFFLKNVNLLGELESITYYMVNPDRVCRCYQPAKR